The following proteins come from a genomic window of Companilactobacillus pabuli:
- a CDS encoding oleate hydratase produces the protein MTRKAYMIGTGIGNLAAGIYLIRDGGFNGDQITMMGLEDHGANDGAAVKDYENEYGNQALSNNKGFLAKGGRMLNEETFENLWDVLRSVPSLDHPGQTVTDDILNFDHAHPTHDVGRLIDHNGPRVNPGKDNYKHMQFDNKDRYLLSKLMLMPEKDEEKLNNISIAEWFASSPHFFTTNFWYMWQTTFAFKRASSAVELRRYMNRMILEFSRINTLEGVTRSPYNQFESIILPMRKYLEDRGVTFINNRKVTDLEFKDTPLQDDIVVTGLKYEEVDNDNKEGHIDIAENDLVFDTNGSITDSSAIGDFNTPFKENMDYAPSAMLWKKAAEKFYSLGNPDKFFGDRSQSEWVSFTVTTNNHFLVNEISRITQQEPGNALNTWIESTPLLSIVVHHQPHFKAQKPNESTFWGYFMYPRRNGDYVQKPVMEMTGKEMLEELLGNLAATDPSKDNIKNHTQEIMDSIVNVIPVHLPYASAMFNQRAVGDRPDVVPKHSRNLAFISQFCEQPFDMVFTEQYSFRAAQRAVYTLLNIPLSEMTPMHHYEKDPKVMARATKTMFR, from the coding sequence ATGACAAGAAAAGCCTACATGATTGGTACTGGTATTGGTAACTTAGCTGCTGGTATCTATTTGATTCGTGATGGCGGATTCAATGGTGATCAAATCACTATGATGGGACTTGAAGACCACGGTGCTAATGATGGTGCCGCTGTAAAAGATTATGAAAATGAATATGGTAACCAAGCACTTTCTAATAACAAAGGATTCCTAGCAAAAGGTGGAAGAATGCTTAACGAAGAAACTTTCGAAAATCTTTGGGACGTTTTGCGTTCAGTACCATCACTAGACCATCCTGGACAAACTGTTACCGACGATATTTTGAATTTTGACCATGCCCATCCAACACATGATGTGGGACGTTTGATTGATCACAATGGACCACGAGTAAATCCGGGTAAAGATAATTACAAACATATGCAATTTGATAATAAAGATCGTTACTTGTTGTCGAAATTGATGTTGATGCCTGAAAAGGATGAAGAAAAGTTGAACAACATCAGTATTGCTGAATGGTTTGCAAGTAGTCCTCACTTCTTCACAACTAATTTCTGGTACATGTGGCAAACAACCTTTGCTTTCAAACGTGCTAGTTCAGCAGTTGAATTACGTCGTTACATGAATCGTATGATTCTAGAATTCAGTCGTATCAATACTTTGGAAGGTGTTACGAGAAGTCCTTATAATCAATTTGAAAGTATTATTTTGCCAATGCGCAAATACTTGGAAGACCGTGGCGTAACCTTTATCAATAATCGCAAAGTTACTGACCTCGAATTCAAAGACACACCTTTGCAAGATGATATCGTTGTAACTGGCTTGAAGTATGAAGAAGTCGACAATGACAACAAAGAAGGTCATATCGATATTGCCGAAAATGACTTAGTCTTCGATACTAATGGTTCAATCACTGACAGTTCAGCAATTGGTGATTTCAACACACCATTCAAAGAGAATATGGATTATGCACCTAGTGCCATGCTTTGGAAGAAAGCTGCCGAGAAATTCTACTCACTAGGTAATCCGGATAAATTCTTTGGTGACCGTTCACAAAGTGAGTGGGTAAGTTTCACAGTCACAACAAACAACCACTTCTTAGTTAACGAAATTTCACGTATCACTCAACAAGAACCGGGTAATGCTTTGAACACATGGATTGAGAGTACACCATTGTTGTCAATCGTTGTTCACCACCAACCACATTTCAAGGCACAAAAACCTAACGAATCAACATTCTGGGGTTACTTCATGTATCCAAGAAGAAATGGTGATTACGTTCAAAAGCCTGTTATGGAAATGACTGGTAAAGAAATGCTTGAAGAGTTGCTCGGTAATTTGGCTGCAACTGATCCAAGCAAAGACAATATCAAGAACCATACTCAAGAAATCATGGACAGTATTGTCAATGTTATCCCAGTTCACTTGCCATATGCTTCTGCAATGTTCAATCAAAGAGCTGTCGGTGACCGTCCTGATGTAGTGCCAAAGCACAGTAGAAACTTAGCCTTCATCAGTCAATTCTGTGAACAACCATTTGATATGGTCTTTACAGAACAATATTCATTCCGTGCCGCACAACGTGCTGTTTACACTTTGTTGAATATTCCATTGTCAGAAATGACACCAATGCACCATTACGAGAAAGATCCAAAAGTAATGGCCCGTGCTACTAAGACAATGTTTAGATAG
- the adhE gene encoding bifunctional acetaldehyde-CoA/alcohol dehydrogenase, with protein sequence MLKGSKDTNTAAKPDKKEEVKPVIDEMVAKAQKALKIMDSFTQEQVDHIVHQMAIAGLNASFKLAKLAYEETGRGLVEDKVIKNMYSTEEIWHSIKRDKTVGIIEDDKEHRLIKVAEPLGVLAGVTPVTNPTSTAMFKSLIALKTRNPIIFGFHPQAQKCSVAAAKVMLKAAVDAGAPEDVIQWIEKPSIEATSYLMNNDGVASVLATGGPGMVKAAYSTGKPALGVGPGNGPAYIEKTANIKRAVNDIMISKTFDNGMVCAAENSAIIDADIYDEVKSLFEKNKVFFIKKADYKKLADAMFRPEGGVKGPIAGQSALNIAKLAGIKVPADTKVLGVELSKVGPDEPLSAEKLSPVLSVFKVAGHKEGFEKADELLHFGGLGHTVGIHTMDEDLATEFGIKMKASRVLVNTPAAIGGIGNLYNEMIPSLTLGTGSWGKNSISHNVSSFDLLNIKTIAKRRNNMQWIKQPRVYYEKTSVRYLEDLEGMKRAFIVCDPVMVQLGFVDTITDELKRSKVNVEYSMFSDVDNIVTTDVVKRGVTQMNLFKPDTIIALGGGTTMETAKDMWLFYEHPDVDLFGAKQGFIDIRKRTYKFPKPEKAQFVAIPTTFGGGDQVTPFSSIIDTKTGTKYPIADYALTPDVAIIDSQFVETMPKDIMAESGMDVLTNAVESYVANMASDYTRPYALQAIKLVFDNLEKAVAGDKNAQAEMHNASTLAGLSYGNAFAGVAHSITDVLTNVYGIRHGLASIIALPQVINYNFEQPTKMTMWPAYESFRADSDYAAMASYIGLTGKDNRALKDALVKKIVDLAHAVGIKLSLKDNYIDKKDFDSKLDDLAEATFGDQFSFTNPKEPLISELKQILEDVYVGKGIEK encoded by the coding sequence ATGTTGAAAGGTTCCAAAGATACAAATACTGCTGCAAAACCCGACAAAAAAGAAGAAGTAAAACCTGTTATTGATGAAATGGTCGCTAAAGCTCAAAAAGCTTTGAAAATTATGGACAGTTTCACTCAAGAACAAGTTGATCACATTGTTCACCAAATGGCTATTGCTGGTTTGAATGCTAGTTTTAAATTAGCTAAATTGGCCTACGAAGAGACTGGTCGTGGTTTGGTTGAAGACAAAGTAATTAAGAATATGTATTCAACCGAAGAAATCTGGCACTCAATCAAACGTGATAAGACCGTTGGTATTATTGAAGATGATAAAGAACATCGTTTGATCAAGGTTGCTGAGCCACTTGGTGTTTTAGCCGGTGTTACTCCAGTTACTAACCCAACTTCTACAGCAATGTTTAAGTCATTGATTGCCTTGAAGACACGTAATCCAATTATTTTTGGTTTCCATCCTCAAGCTCAAAAATGTTCAGTCGCTGCTGCTAAAGTTATGTTAAAGGCCGCTGTTGATGCGGGTGCTCCTGAAGATGTTATCCAATGGATCGAAAAACCAAGTATTGAAGCTACTTCATACTTGATGAACAATGATGGAGTTGCCTCAGTTCTTGCTACTGGTGGTCCTGGAATGGTCAAAGCCGCTTACTCAACTGGTAAACCTGCTTTGGGTGTTGGTCCTGGTAATGGTCCTGCTTACATTGAAAAAACTGCTAACATCAAACGTGCTGTTAACGATATTATGATTTCTAAGACTTTTGATAATGGTATGGTTTGTGCCGCTGAAAATAGTGCCATTATTGATGCTGATATTTACGATGAAGTTAAGTCATTGTTTGAAAAGAACAAAGTCTTCTTCATCAAGAAAGCTGACTACAAGAAGTTAGCCGATGCTATGTTTAGACCAGAAGGTGGAGTTAAAGGTCCTATCGCCGGTCAATCCGCTTTGAATATTGCTAAACTTGCTGGTATCAAGGTTCCTGCTGATACTAAAGTTTTAGGTGTTGAATTAAGTAAGGTTGGTCCAGATGAACCACTTTCAGCTGAAAAACTTTCACCAGTTCTATCAGTCTTCAAAGTTGCTGGCCACAAAGAAGGATTTGAAAAAGCTGATGAATTGCTACACTTTGGTGGTTTAGGTCACACAGTTGGTATCCACACAATGGATGAAGATTTGGCTACTGAATTTGGTATCAAGATGAAAGCTAGTCGTGTACTAGTTAATACTCCTGCTGCTATCGGTGGTATTGGTAATCTTTATAACGAAATGATTCCATCACTTACACTTGGTACTGGTTCATGGGGTAAGAATTCCATTTCTCACAACGTATCTTCATTTGATTTGCTTAATATTAAGACAATCGCTAAACGGAGAAATAACATGCAATGGATTAAACAACCAAGAGTTTACTATGAAAAGACTTCAGTTCGTTACTTAGAGGACCTTGAAGGAATGAAGAGAGCCTTCATCGTTTGTGATCCTGTCATGGTCCAATTAGGATTTGTTGATACGATTACTGATGAATTGAAACGTAGCAAGGTTAACGTCGAATACTCAATGTTCTCAGACGTTGACAATATTGTAACCACTGATGTTGTTAAACGTGGTGTTACACAAATGAACCTCTTCAAACCAGATACAATCATTGCTTTAGGTGGCGGTACAACAATGGAAACTGCCAAAGACATGTGGTTATTCTATGAACATCCAGATGTTGATTTGTTTGGTGCAAAACAAGGTTTCATCGATATTAGAAAACGTACTTACAAGTTCCCTAAGCCAGAAAAAGCTCAATTTGTTGCTATTCCTACAACATTCGGCGGCGGAGATCAAGTTACACCATTTAGTTCAATTATCGATACTAAGACTGGTACTAAGTACCCAATTGCTGATTATGCATTGACACCTGATGTTGCTATCATTGATTCACAATTTGTTGAAACAATGCCAAAAGACATCATGGCCGAATCTGGTATGGATGTTTTGACTAACGCGGTTGAATCATACGTTGCTAATATGGCTTCAGATTACACAAGACCATATGCACTCCAAGCTATCAAGTTAGTCTTTGATAACTTAGAGAAGGCTGTTGCTGGTGATAAAAATGCTCAAGCTGAAATGCACAATGCATCAACTCTAGCTGGCTTATCATATGGTAATGCCTTTGCTGGTGTGGCACATTCAATCACTGATGTCTTGACTAACGTTTATGGTATCAGACATGGATTGGCATCGATCATTGCCTTGCCACAAGTTATCAACTATAACTTCGAGCAACCAACTAAGATGACAATGTGGCCTGCATATGAAAGCTTCAGAGCTGATTCTGATTATGCTGCTATGGCTAGTTACATTGGTTTGACTGGCAAAGACAACCGTGCTTTGAAGGATGCCTTAGTGAAGAAGATTGTTGATCTTGCTCATGCTGTTGGTATTAAGTTAAGCTTGAAGGACAACTATATCGATAAGAAAGACTTCGATAGTAAGTTGGATGACTTAGCTGAAGCAACCTTTGGCGATCAATTCTCATTCACTAACCCTAAGGAACCATTGATTTCAGAATTGAAACAAATTCTTGAAGATGTTTATGTCGGTAAAGGAATCGAAAAATAA